The Osmia bicornis bicornis chromosome 12, iOsmBic2.1, whole genome shotgun sequence genome includes a region encoding these proteins:
- the LOC114871753 gene encoding protein outspread isoform X1 — MSGGTAGVRGTGAECRKFAPNIFNKSKCSSCFKQKEEHSAEALECNRATRKISKCGYLFVAPGWDFSNPLNRTKRWQRRWFVLYDDGELTYSVDEHPETVPQARIDMTRVLEVAAAEDITGHPYSLAITSPEGVTFVKGTCREETRWWADVLQVYSRNKGRHKRNATFPGGQTTILQVTPTIRSNTPNPPRPRFNSCRSEPRSNTWIPESSVSTDLCPSVFSSTPSLVTNSVVTTVSSGNMSNGASTESNNDRRANNSSPLRTSAPLENGGSSYLSSVSSTSPMNGNVASTVYSATSTANISTTTTNSSSLTEKPPIVPNEGRSSYRDQPASSASPPTRDKLRAEDKARRRMNQHGERTSIGSGTACSSEKLDDDACRRILLEHEREREGKLRDIAASLTQPRARRIKPRTSEPTRDVVDAANAAYQDKFIRGDPDGCGLDISGIRYSPTSELRVDLPAEDLLNIKKGWLMKQALSKEWNKHWFVLRGCGLMYYRDPCAEDKGIMDGVIDLNTVTAVTPLQVARNYGFQTVAWDDRGSTVLSAVTAGIRDSWMTAIRRAANLPDPDSNVDSLTVCQDSQQDNTPQSPTASITDRERDSVVPSTSVTPRSVLFSSDEEYRTASEGGRRESGDWSEVAVSPPLVRNGDWANGLKSSSWSDSANHEWSELPPSPPLTRTALSRVKARSRSSSRSRVYKRSRSSPPSSRRSTLDSVRSEDLMMACCELGEDEEQSNGHLQSNSCLSSGNENPLIVELLENQVSLLRGQLDQNESHPSTLLVIIERQENEIESLKSQLNAARADVANAEKELSRLRQQKAEASIREKQVEELLGTIQRTEQQRNKDMDDLEKMKKIYNRDKEVLECKLLETEAILRETSERCEMLTKELASSHRTVEHLQTEIASLSNRLSQGIEENDRLYTKVRELEEKGGLSASRERGRSFDSLSDLTNIELDLDLNSLDKERIMEEYEELRSRFEKAIQEIRAMRKELREAHAMQDALELEIFAHKQDAISVNETNQAQMQLMAARIQDLTNKLAASEKQVRTLKQKLTKAESRDKRRSLSLKGRESFQISQEMEDKLVDLENKICAIERGKSIVGTPVSTGSSSKESSPNPKKEKRRDTKNLDRSRLRRKSLDSATSSEPMKVLIRLSTLETKVANVTENMASDAEKDSSECSEVSGSSTSEVSLEIIARLRKLERVVSKSKRRLEKCLGSTQAEDKAEKCLREVNDILDSCLECKKNQASAQATESIGVVVSRLETILKDKFTELTKRRQTMAQNGQLDEREKMKLIAERVAFEFIVLRQIKRAIGRTYDRSAVLSELVETSQLASSLMRKIHGTKPKTYQNTSYIQYLTKVLANKLVLVGGVNATETSNELSAARSESFNFLLQKQREVNEIVRRYKETKLSQLAEALAVETLSMSDKEDLGKQQVSNSSKKLLEDRRIREAWALAQETVSKELVQAEVSHVIMRCGQMYEQNVTSISDVCLNFDVAENVTLESWIDASQARLRQEIELSTRELSDAYEDCLRLLKRNKSTVESKYESRQLLTDYADVIAHKALIDARIGLLQENTRQLTSFPGETFVSSLIRNDDLLSSLFADDYDFQSNPILDAEYSYLYQQFSKECEDRISGKRGSKEQLKNVGQSLLSLEDDLMELSKRVREKSCENVADNSIVWPKTITVTDWSNVCDKCSQLREQIKKLSEYMNRVTCKQCEQLQETIQRITAEHKEELESLKRNQERDLMDIKGELDNQRQSLTSQYEHEAASLREKARKLEHRLNAMDSEHSAHVNELRAAYQRSMSAELDTDAETRKRYKEEIKQLRALCEKGLLAMENSHRRIISEMEEKHRQELENLRVEKEQALSEETQATLAALDAMRKAHEHEVQKEIAKFKQEFIKQMQAREDIGVLHKEHEEEMEEIKQEILSLSAKYSSKCVESAALEEKVGSLTKQLAQAQQHIMQLDVRNKQLRAHLVLETNDGAINDTMQMLRGKENDIAEPREDIHRLQQLKHGDGPRDTCGVTSKSPTLSSPHRVRSSQEPLVRASSEEQRLTSERPKSSMSTLQKSTTDKPAAFSYKLERIKSVSLPYSSNLVSRPAGSSGGVQSHDRKETAGLGQKGQERNGLASPLWDSLRPRSGLPHQYQGGTAEMRVDSAGSRWQDNNKNEKQQQHAEAFLRANNPHASRFTPEPSALSVAELMRSPAVRWSSRSCRSLPPTPTPNYHHPLHPPLPAVGMVAERKKRFEL; from the exons CCGGAAACGGTACCTCAAGCGAGGATCGACATGACCCGGGTGTTAGAGGTCGCCGCTGCGGAGGACATCACTGGACATCCTTACAGCCTGGCGATCACCTCGCCGGAAGGCGTTACCTTCGTGAAAGGCACGTGCCGAGAGGAAACCAGGTGGTGGGCCGACGTGCTTCAAGTCTACTCGAGGAATAAG GGTCGGCATAAACGGAATGCCACGTTCCCTGGTGGACAGACTACCATTCTTCAGGTCACTCCAACCATCAGAA GCAATACTCCGAATCCACCGAGACCGCGTTTCAACAGCTGTCGCTCGGAGCCCCGAAGCAACACGTGGATACCGGAATCGAGCGTCTCGACGGACCTCTGTCCTTCCgttttctcctcgacgccgTCCCTGGTGACGAACAGCGTGGTAACAACGGTGAGCAGCGGGAACATGAGCAACGGTGCTAGCACAGAATCCAACAACGATCGTCGAGCGAACAATTCGTCGCCTCTGAGGACCTCTGCACCCTTGGAGAACGGTGGCTCCTCTTACCTCTCCTCCGTTTCTTCGACTTCTCCAATGAACGGAAACGTGGCCAGCACTGTTTACTCCGCCACGTCGACCGCTAATATATctaccaccaccaccaacaGCTCGTCGTTAACGGAGAAGCCTCCGATCGTTCCCAACGAGGGTAGATCCAGCTACAGGGATCAACCGGCCAGCAGCGCGTCCCCTCCGACCAGGGACAAATTGAGAGCAGAGGACAAGGCCAGGCGTAGGATGAATCAGCACGGGGAACGAACGAGTATCGGCAGCGGGACCGCCTGTTCCAGCGAGAAACTAG ACGACGACGCCTGTCGAAGAATACTTTTGGAGcacgagagggaaagagaaggaaaactGCGAGACATCGCGGCTTCTTTGACCCAGCCACGCGCGAGGAGGATCAAGCCTAGAACTTCCGAGCCGACCAGAGACGTGGTTGACGCAGCAAACGCAGCTTACCAGGATAAATTc ATCAGAGGAGATCCCGATGGATGCGGCCTAGATATTTCAGGTATCAGGTACTCTCCTACCTCTGAATTAAGGGTAGATTTACCCGCAGAGGATTTGTTGAACATCAAGAAAGGCTGGTTGATGAAGCAGGCGCTGAGCAAG GAATGGAACAAGCACTGGTTCGTATTGCGAGGCTGCGGTCTCATGTACTACCGGGATCCTTGCGCGGAAGATAAGGGTATCATGGACGGCGTGATAGATCTGAATACCGTTACCGCCGTTACGCCCCTTCAGGTCGCAAGAAATTATGGATTCCAGACTGTG GCGTGGGACGATCGAGGGTCTACCGTGCTGTCCGCGGTGACGGCTGGTATACGAGATAGCTGGATGACGGCTATTCGAAGGGCTGCCAATTTGCCTGATCCGGATAGTAACGTTGATTCCCTAACGGTTTGTCAGGACAGTCAACAGGATAACACTCCGCAGTCACCGACCGC ATCCATCACAGATCGCGAGAGGGACTCGGTCGTACCCTCGACCTCCGTCACGCCTCGTTCCGTTCTATTTTCCTCCGACGAGGAGTACAGAACGGCGTCAGAGGGTGGTAGAAGAGAGTCGGGCGACTGGTCGGAAGTGGCCGTTTCGCCGCCGTTAGTGAGGAACGGTGACTGGGCCAACGGATTAAAGAGTTCCAGCTGGTCGGATTCCGCGAACCACGAATGGTCGGAGCTGCCTCCGTCGCCACCTTTGACGAGAACCGCGTTGTCGCGGGTGAAAGCAAGATCCAGATCGAGTTCGAGGTCCAGGGTGTACAAGAGAAGTCGCAGCTCTCCACCGAGTTCCAGGAGAAGCACCTTGGACAGCGTGAGGTCGGAGGACCTGATGATGGCTTGCTGCGAACTCGGAGAAGACGAGGAGCAGAGCAACGGTCATCTGCAGAGCAACAGCTGTCTGTCGAGCGGCAACGAGAATCCTTTGATCGTCGAACTGTTGGAGAACCAGGTGTCTTTGCTACGCGGTCAGCTTGATCAGAATGAATCGCACCCAAGCACGCTACTAGTCATTATCGAGCGTCAGGAGAACGAGATCGAGAGTCTAAAATCGCAGTTGAACGCCGCGCGAGCCGACGTCGCGAACGCCGAGAAAGAGTTGTCCAGGTTGAGGCAACAGAAGGCTGAGGCCTCCATCAGGGAGAAACAGGTGGAGGAATTGTTAGGCACGATTCAGAGGACGGAACAGCAGAGGAACAAGGACATGGACGATCTggagaagatgaagaagataTACAACAGGGATAAAGAGGTGCTAGAGTGCAAGTTATTGGAGACGGAAGCAATCCTCAGGGAGACCAGCGAACGGTGTGAAATGCTGACGAAAGAACTCGCGTCCAGTCACAGGACCGTCGAGCATCTGCAGACTGAGATTGCTTCCTTGAGCAACAGACTGTCGCAAG gAATCGAGGAGAACGATCGTTTGTACACCAAGGTCAGAGAATTGGAAGAGAAGGGAGGACTATCAGCTTCGAGAGAACGAGGAAGAAGCTTCGATTCGCTCAGCGACTTGACGAACATCGAGCTGGATCTGGACTTGAATTCGTTGGATAAAGAAAG GATTATGGAAGAGTACGAGGAGCTTCGAAGTCGTTTCGAGAAGGCTATCCAAGAGATCCGGGCGATGCGCAAGGAACTTCGGGAAGCGCACGCGATGCAGGACGCATTGGAGCTGGAGATCTTTGCGCACAAACAGGACGCGATCAGCGTGAACGAGACGAATCAAGCTCAGATGCAGCTGATGGCAGCGAGGATTCAAGATCTGACGAATAAACTAGCCGCCAGTGAGAAGCAAGTGAGAACGCTGAAGCAGAAGCTGACGAAAGCCGAGAGCAGAGACAAGAGGAGATCGTTGTCGTTGAAGGGTCGCGAGTCCTTTCAGATCTCTCAAGAGATGGAGGACAAGCTGGTGGATCTGGAGAACAAAATCTGCGCGATCGAACGTGGTAAGAGCATCGTTGGCACGCCCGTGTCGACCGGTAGCAGCTCGAAGGAATCGAGTCCTAATccaaagaaagagaagaggagggACACCAAGAACCTGGATCGTAGCAGGCTACGAAGAAAGTCGTTGGATAGCGCGACCAGTTCTGAACCAATGAAAGTGTTGATCAGATTGAGCACGTTGGAAACGAAGGTGGCAAACGTGACGGAGAACATGGCCAGCGACGCGGAGAAGGATTCCAGCGAGTGCAGCGAAGTGAGCGGGTCGTCTACCAGCGAGGTATCGTTGGAGATCATCGCGAGGCTGAGGAAATTAGAGCGAGTAGTGTCAAAGTCGAAGAGGAGGCTGGAGAAGTGTTTAGGTTCGACGCAGGCGGAGGACAAAGCGGAAAAGTGTTTGCGCGAGGTGAACGACATCCTGGACTCGTGTTTAGAATGTAAGAAAAATCAAGCTAGCGCTCAAGCGACCGAGTCAATAGGCGTAGTGGTATCTAGACTAGAGACTATACTTAAAGATAAATTCACCGAACTCACGAAGAGGCGGCAGACGATGGCGCAGAACGGTCAGCTGGACGAGAGAGAGAAGATGAAGCTGATCGCCGAGAGGGTGGCGTTCGAGTTTATCGTTCTGAGGCAGATCAAACGAGCGATCGGTCGTACGTACGATAGGAGTGCCGTTCTCAGTGAATTGGTCGAAACTAGTCAGCTTGCCTCAAGCTTAATGCGTAAGATTCACGGAACTAAGCCCAAAACGTACCAAAACACCAGTTACATTCAGTATCTTACTAAAGTGTTAGCGAATAAGTTAGTACTAGTAGGCGGCGTGAACGCGACAGAAACGTCGAACGAACTTTCCGCTGCTCGTAGCGAGAGTTTCAACTTCTTGCTGCAGAAGCAACGCGAGGTGAACGAGATCGTGCGGCGATACAAAGAGACGAAACTTAGCCAGCTCGCCGAGGCTCTGGCTGTTGAAACGTTGAGCATGTCCGACAAGGAGGATCTCGGGAAACAACAGGTGAgcaattcgagtaaaaagttACTGGAAGATCGACGGATTCGCGAGGCTTGGGCATTGGCCCAAGAGACGGTTAGCAAGGAGCTCGTTCAGGCGGAAGTGTCGCACGTGATCATGCGTTGCGGTCAGATGTACGAGCAGAACGTCACCAGCATCAGCGACGTTTGCCTGAATTTCGACGTTGCGGAAAACGTCACGTTGGAGTCTTGGATAGACGCGAGCCAAGCGAGATTGCGACAAGAAATCGAGCTTTCCACCCGCGAACTATCGGACGCGTACGAAGATTGTCTTCGCTTGTTGAAGAGGAACAAGTCGACGGTAGAAAGCAAGTACGAATCGCGACAGTTGTTGACGGACTACGCGGACGTGATCGCGCACAAAGCTTTAATCGATGCCAGAATCGGCCTTCTTCAGGAGAACACCAGACAATTGACAAGCTTCCCTGGGGAGACTTTCGTATCTAGTCTAATCCGAAACGACGACCTTCTTTCCTCTCTGTTCGCGGACGATTACGATTTCCAAAGCAATCCGATTCTCGACGCCGAGTACAGTTACCTTTATCAACAATTTAGCAAGGAGTGCGAGGATAGGATATCCGGCAAGCGTGGCTCGAAGGAACAGCTGAAGAACGTCGGTCAGAGTTTGCTCAGCTTGGAGGATGATCTGATGGAGCTGAGCAAACGCGTACGAGAGAAATCGTGCGAGAACGTTGCCGATAACAGCATCGTTTGGCCAAAAACGATCACCGTCACCGATTGGTCGAACGTCTGCGACAAGTGTTCGCAGTTGCGCGAGCAAATCAAGAAGCTAAGCGAGTACATGAATCGCGTTACTTGCAAACAGTGCGAGCAGTTGCAAGAGACCATTCAGAGGATAACCGCGGAGCACAAGGAGGAACTGGAGAGCCTGAAGCGCAACCAGGAACGGGATCTGATGGACATTAAGGGAGAGCTAGACAACCAGAGGCAATCTTTAACGTCCCAATACGAGCATGAGGCTGCCAGTCTCCGAGAGAAGGCGAGAAAATTGGAACACCGATTGAACGCCATGGATTCCGAGCATTCCGCTCACGTGAACGAACTGAGGGCCGCCTATCAGAGATCCATGAGCGCGGAACTGGACACCGATGCGGAGACGAGAAAGAGATACAAGGAGGAGATCAAACAGCTGCGAGCCCTTTGCGAGAAAGGTTTGCTGGCGATGGAGAACTCTCATAGACGGATCATCTCGGAGATGGAAGAGAAACATCGACAGGAGTTGGAGAACTTGAGGGTGGAGAAGGAACAAGCTTTATCAGAGGAGACTCAGGCTACTCTGGCGGCGTTGGATGCTATGAGAAAGGCGCACGAACACGAGGTGCAGAAGGAAATAGCCAAGTTCAAGCAGGAGTTCATCAAACAGATGCAAGCACGCGAGGACATTGGCGTGCTTCATAAGGAACACGA GGAAGAAATGGAAGAAATTAAGCAGGAGATCCTTTCGTTATCAGCTAAATATTCCTCCAAGTGTGTAGAGTCTGCAGCCTTAGAAGAAAAAGTTGGTTCTCTTACAAAACAGCTTGCCCAAGCGCAACAGCACATCATGCAACTGGACGTACGAAATAAACAACTAAGGGCTCATTTGGTGCTGGAAACGAACGATGGCGCGATCAACGACACCATGCAAATGTTAAGAGGCAAGGAGAACGATATAGCTGAACCGAGAGAGGATATCCACAGACTGCAACAATTGAAG CATGGGGACGGCCCTCGTGATACGTGCGGCGTGACATCGAAATCGCCAACGCTAAGTTCGCCGCATCGTGTACGGAGTAGTCAGGAGCCGCTGGTACGTGCGAGTAGCGAGGAGCAGAGATTGACGAGCGAACGGCCTAAAAGCTCGATGTCCACGTTGCAAAAGAGCACAACGGACAAACCGGCCGCGTTCTCCTACAAACTTGAACGCATTAAGTCGGTGTCGTTGCCTTACTCGAGTAACTTGGTTAGTAGACCGGCGGGTAGTTCCGGCGGCGTTCAGTCGCACGATAGGAAAGAGACGGCGGGCTTAGGGCAAAAGGGCCAAGAGCGTAACGGTCTGGCCTCGCCGCTGTGGGACAGCCTGAGACCAAGGAGCGGACTGCCCCATCAGTATCAAG GTGGCACAGCAGAGATGCGAGTCGACAGCGCTGGCAGCCGGTGGCAGGACAAcaacaaaaatgaaaagcaGCAACAACACGCGGAGGCATTCCTCCGTGCCAACAATCCTCACGCGTCCCGCTTCACCCCGGAACCCTCAGCTCTCTCCGTTGCAG AGCTGATGAGGTCTCCAGCAGTGAGGTGGTCCAGCAGAAGTTGTCGCAGTTTGCCTCCAACACCTACGCCTAATTACCATCACCCGCTCCACCCCCCACTGCCAGCGGTGGGCATGGTCGCCGAGAGGAAGAAGCGTTTTGAACTCTAA